In Paractinoplanes brasiliensis, the following proteins share a genomic window:
- a CDS encoding caspase family protein, with protein MGTVYALLIGIDDYRAVTPLGGCVNDTIAAAAHLRSRAGDGGLDAVELHDGKATRAAVVEALRDHLGQARDGDTALLWFSGHGSLGRVPRELWHLEPDGFLQTLVCADSRDADVPDLYDKELSVLLDRVAATGSHVAAVIDSCHSAGALRGHARFRSVPPGARTPDPAMLIPELRRDWSALPAASRLVALTACRSDQTAAELRLHGDTTHGLFSWALLRALNELGPGATYRELLAAARCEVEDRTRLQAPQLAGEGRADQPFLGGRLRMPASGITMRHVHGRWEIDAGACHGVPAAGDGDIRVAVAGDGPARAARVVTVLVDRSVVEPVGWTPGPGRQFPVVFTRLPQPPMTITVDGDGEAWRRAATGSAWVRIAEPAEEPAADLHLAAPEPGRVGLHGTDGAALAPDIVDDDPVRLAERAVRAGEHIARWRRVREFAGPVSALAGGVRLQIVPALPGRHVDPLTGAPLRPDDDGLIRLRYRWENGGWVAPTAFVRLHNTTDRPLWCVLLDLTERYRVHAGLFRGAFVGPRRRAAALEGRPVRFSLPAGQVPAAGASTRDLLKLVAAAQEFSGRPFEQAALDQAASRGVPGSFGMTRDVGPGPDEPYDWTAITLGVVTEVPA; from the coding sequence ATGGGCACGGTGTACGCACTCCTGATCGGAATCGACGACTACCGCGCGGTGACACCGTTGGGCGGGTGCGTCAACGACACGATTGCCGCCGCGGCCCACCTGCGGTCCCGGGCCGGTGACGGCGGCCTGGACGCCGTCGAGCTGCACGACGGCAAGGCGACCCGGGCCGCGGTCGTCGAAGCCCTGCGCGACCACCTCGGGCAGGCCCGGGACGGCGACACCGCCCTGCTGTGGTTCTCGGGGCACGGCTCGCTGGGCCGGGTTCCCCGCGAGCTGTGGCACCTCGAGCCGGACGGTTTCCTGCAGACCCTGGTGTGCGCCGATTCCCGCGACGCGGACGTGCCCGACCTGTACGACAAGGAGCTGTCGGTCCTGCTCGACCGGGTGGCCGCGACCGGGTCCCATGTCGCCGCCGTGATCGACAGCTGCCACTCGGCGGGCGCCCTGCGCGGCCACGCCCGCTTCCGCAGCGTCCCGCCGGGCGCGAGAACACCCGATCCCGCGATGCTCATCCCGGAGCTGCGGCGTGACTGGTCCGCGTTGCCCGCCGCTAGCCGGCTGGTCGCGCTGACCGCGTGCCGCTCCGACCAGACGGCCGCCGAGCTACGGCTGCACGGGGACACCACCCACGGCTTGTTCAGCTGGGCCCTGCTGCGGGCGCTCAACGAGCTCGGGCCCGGCGCCACCTATCGCGAGTTGCTGGCGGCCGCGCGCTGCGAGGTCGAGGACCGGACCCGCCTGCAGGCGCCGCAGCTGGCCGGCGAGGGGCGGGCCGATCAACCGTTCCTGGGTGGACGGCTCCGCATGCCCGCGTCCGGCATCACGATGCGGCACGTGCACGGGCGGTGGGAGATCGACGCGGGCGCCTGCCACGGCGTCCCGGCCGCCGGCGACGGCGACATCCGGGTGGCGGTGGCCGGTGACGGACCTGCGCGGGCCGCCCGGGTGGTCACGGTGCTCGTCGACCGGTCCGTCGTGGAACCCGTCGGCTGGACGCCCGGCCCCGGCCGCCAGTTCCCGGTCGTCTTCACCCGTCTGCCACAGCCCCCGATGACGATCACCGTCGACGGCGACGGCGAGGCCTGGCGCCGGGCCGCCACCGGCTCGGCCTGGGTGCGGATCGCCGAGCCGGCCGAGGAGCCGGCGGCGGATCTGCACCTCGCCGCGCCCGAGCCGGGGCGGGTCGGGCTGCACGGAACGGACGGGGCGGCGCTCGCCCCCGACATCGTCGACGACGACCCCGTACGGCTGGCCGAACGTGCCGTCCGGGCCGGCGAGCACATCGCCCGGTGGCGGCGCGTACGGGAGTTCGCCGGCCCGGTGTCGGCGCTGGCCGGCGGCGTACGGCTGCAAATCGTCCCGGCCCTTCCCGGCCGGCATGTCGACCCGCTGACCGGAGCGCCGCTGCGGCCGGACGACGACGGGCTCATCCGGCTGCGCTACCGGTGGGAGAACGGCGGCTGGGTCGCCCCGACGGCCTTCGTCCGGCTGCACAACACCACCGATCGGCCGCTGTGGTGCGTGCTGCTCGACCTGACCGAGCGCTATCGGGTGCACGCGGGGCTGTTCCGCGGCGCGTTCGTCGGCCCGCGGCGGCGCGCGGCGGCCCTCGAGGGGCGTCCGGTCCGCTTCAGCCTCCCGGCCGGACAGGTCCCTGCCGCCGGGGCCTCGACGCGGGACCTGCTCAAGCTCGTCGCGGCGGCGCAGGAGTTCAGCGGGCGGCCGTTCGAACAGGCGGCCCTCGATCAGGCGGCGAGCCGGGGTGTGCCGGGCTCGTTCGGGATGACCCGCGACGTCGGGCCCGGCCCGGACGAGCCGTACGACTGGACCGCCATCACGCTCGGTGTGGTGACGGAGGTGCCGGCGTGA
- a CDS encoding AAA family ATPase, which yields MSNYAESAKDLDSYISARVPLIGVHSIEQNRALRLVKQTAMNPRRSSLPFWVYTRATGLRDLRTNLPAQEDRSLTGAMDFAAEQFTKRAQATVVFVDPEDLSDDNTASRHVAELARLADANAGSVIVVSDSPLWSGLERLGMSVTLDLPDAGEMYEVIVEFLRDHHGVVPIAWNEQDARTAAEFLVGVPEGTAVNVMATLVTKGSVDKDDVQRLAEFKDKHFGALAGLERVKLKQSDLQVGGLSSMRAWLRRKQRIMSSDLRGTDLRPPRGMLLVGVPGCGKSLSAKATSAEWRLPLYRLDLGAILGQYVGQSEGRLREALETADRVAPCVLWIDEIEKGLAGQNDSTGVSRRLIGQFLFWLQESRHRVFVVATSNDVRSLPPELLRKGRFDEIFFVDLPEAPDRHEIIEMYYRRYVRQEPPAEVVDKLVGLSEGFAGSDIESALHEVGEQIFLNGAESLRPENVIDTFVNTVPLSRTNPEQIEEIRAWGRDRAVPAGRPPVHTDISAGGARSRRVVVFGD from the coding sequence ATGTCGAACTACGCCGAGTCCGCCAAGGACCTGGACAGCTACATCTCCGCCCGGGTGCCGCTCATCGGCGTGCACAGCATCGAGCAGAACCGGGCGCTGCGCCTGGTCAAGCAGACGGCCATGAACCCGCGCCGGTCCAGCCTGCCGTTCTGGGTCTACACCCGCGCCACCGGCCTGCGTGACCTGCGCACCAACCTGCCGGCCCAGGAGGACCGCTCGCTGACCGGGGCGATGGACTTCGCGGCCGAGCAGTTCACCAAGCGTGCCCAGGCCACCGTCGTCTTCGTCGACCCCGAGGACCTCAGCGACGACAACACGGCCAGCCGCCACGTCGCCGAGCTGGCCCGGCTGGCCGACGCCAACGCGGGCAGCGTCATCGTGGTCAGTGACAGCCCGCTCTGGAGCGGCCTCGAGCGCCTCGGCATGAGCGTCACGCTCGACCTGCCCGACGCCGGCGAGATGTACGAGGTGATCGTCGAGTTCCTGCGCGACCACCACGGCGTCGTCCCGATCGCCTGGAACGAGCAGGACGCCCGTACGGCGGCCGAGTTCCTGGTCGGCGTGCCCGAGGGCACCGCGGTCAACGTGATGGCCACGCTGGTCACCAAGGGCTCGGTCGACAAGGACGACGTGCAGCGGCTGGCCGAGTTCAAGGACAAGCACTTCGGCGCGCTGGCCGGCCTGGAAAGGGTGAAGCTGAAGCAGTCCGACCTGCAGGTCGGCGGGCTGAGCAGCATGCGCGCGTGGCTGCGCCGCAAGCAGCGCATCATGTCGAGCGACCTGCGCGGCACCGACCTGCGCCCGCCCCGCGGCATGCTGCTGGTCGGGGTGCCCGGCTGCGGCAAGTCGCTGTCGGCCAAGGCGACCTCCGCCGAGTGGCGGCTGCCGCTGTACCGGCTCGACCTCGGCGCGATCCTCGGCCAGTACGTGGGGCAGTCGGAGGGACGGCTGCGCGAGGCGCTGGAGACGGCCGACCGGGTGGCGCCGTGCGTGCTCTGGATCGACGAGATCGAGAAGGGCCTGGCCGGCCAGAACGACAGCACGGGCGTGAGCCGGCGGCTGATCGGGCAGTTCCTGTTCTGGCTGCAGGAGTCCCGGCACCGGGTGTTCGTGGTGGCCACCAGCAACGACGTGCGGTCGCTGCCGCCCGAGCTGCTGCGCAAGGGCCGCTTCGACGAGATCTTCTTCGTCGACCTGCCCGAGGCGCCGGACCGCCACGAGATCATCGAGATGTACTACCGGCGCTACGTCCGTCAGGAGCCGCCCGCCGAGGTGGTCGACAAGCTGGTCGGGCTCTCCGAGGGCTTCGCCGGCTCCGACATCGAGTCGGCGCTGCACGAGGTCGGCGAGCAGATCTTCCTCAACGGCGCGGAGTCGCTGCGGCCCGAGAACGTGATCGACACGTTCGTCAACACGGTCCCGCTGAGCCGCACCAACCCGGAGCAGATCGAGGAGATCCGGGCCTGGGGCCGCGACCGGGCCGTCCCCGCGGGCCGGCCCCCGGTGCACACCGACATCAGCGCCGGCGGCGCCCGCAGCCGCCGAGTCGTCGTCTTCGGGGACTGA